From Cyclopterus lumpus isolate fCycLum1 chromosome 4, fCycLum1.pri, whole genome shotgun sequence, a single genomic window includes:
- the ankle1 gene encoding LOW QUALITY PROTEIN: ankyrin repeat and LEM domain-containing protein 1 (The sequence of the model RefSeq protein was modified relative to this genomic sequence to represent the inferred CDS: inserted 1 base in 1 codon; deleted 4 bases in 4 codons), with product MPFANTIKLSVLLLLSQGASPDLVGSKGVAAVHLAAGKETEKNTRCLKMLLQYGADPNIRSSDGLTPLHIAALWGCYQNLKLLLMNGGNPNIKHNEGIQPGQLAQQQENRKCAQLLQEYQFSSVATEEDENACIQEDLCTDDDVFGSQANEHAAITDCRIFPSRRDTLPAFPCRRASRKSVSFRDVDEYFPVFIPESPKQQPGADGSPCTSNSPFDMSEYSDFLDSERMATVLQKQGIDVTSPDHVYVFCRESSESPEEDMEKTVISHCVLAESDDEQDDEYVKEAQVNIPEQPVLFYVGNSSSGSGSSYYSSCESDHYTSALDASLHPRHLLLPAVKGGSLAAESDTKIQISTDSDSEFARQDWTSPPVQTEAQMDSKPETKEHVQGMSDKPVLSETHLNNDLFEPCSSPVLDTSSERGVNQPSTDNLSNDVAEALLENVNLPFTPSPFVTGRTRSRLSRCSLRTSRPAESDFITSSLFEATLPTAVRTRRQTPRSQSSVDFYSSPHAPCYPPSYSGNDTVGGDMFPADRKDTRKSSTLRAGSCVSNSQADTLILSESVTDSASESQTLSDTVILEENQDTSMNAYERNLAEVILAMQGHDLANARDFLTDDLTSTDEATTKNHVNDAPGNDKLDRLRNDVWNTDDSSSQVDSVSSSSSSTYFSPRRSREDSDLPCTPGTGCTPRYSMSRLSSCTQASAPGTILYGLALHADGHGEGRKRKPDAPDGAKRGRKDEDLLVPETQGMTDKELRLRLLELGESPGPISCRTRPHLYAKAVSPYLGYSPELCRALRTFELPDCQVDEQALCQQFDQPDQNRXWREGIIKSSFNYLLLDPRVTKNLPFRYHTMTAQECFQTFIHAIFYVGKGKRSRPYSHLYEALEYFKGDKTSKNLCPKVQHILQVWNAGQGVISLHCFQNVIPVEAYTREACMVEAIGLKMLTNRKRGDFYGVVSNWQVKKKRDLGVHLLYRAMQIFLAEGERQLRPADIRQK from the exons ATGCCCTTTGCCAATACAATAAAACT AtctgtgctgctgcttctctcaCAAGGCGCATCCCCGGACCTGGTGGGTAGTAAAGGGGTGGCTGCAGTACACTTGGCTGCTGGCAAAGAGACTGAGAAGAACACACGCTGTTTGAAGATGTTGCTG CAATATGGAGCGGACCCCAATATCAG GTCATCAGATGGCCTGACTCCTCTTCACATTGCTGCACTTTGGGGATGTTATCAAAATCTAAAGCTGCTCTTGATGAATGGAGGGAACCCGAACATTAAACATAAT gAAGGAATACAACCGGGGCAGCTTGCACAGCAACAAGAGAATCGAAAATGTGCCCAGCTCCTTCAGGAGTACCAGTTTAGCTCAGTGGCCACAGAGGAAGACGA aaatgcatgcatac AGGAGGATTTGTGTACTGATGATGATGTGTTCGGATCACAAGCAAATGAACATGCTGCTATAACTGATTGCAGAATCTTCCCCTCTAGAAGAGACACTCTCCCAGCATTTCCCTGCAGGCGAGCAAGTCGCAAGAGTGTGAGCTTCAGAGATGTTGATGAATATTTCCCAGTGTTTATTCCTGAATCTCCCAAACAACAGCCTGGTGCTGATGGCAGCCCGTGCACCAGCAACTCACCCTTTGACATGTCTGAGTACTCTGACTTCCTGGATTCCGAACGCATGGCCACTGTTTTACAGAAGCAGGGCATCGACGTCACATCGCCAGATCACGTTTATGTTTTCTGCAGAGAGAGCAGTGAAAGCCCAGAAGAGGACATGGAGAAAACGGTCATCAGTCACTGTGTTCTGGCAGAGAGTGATGATGAACAGGACGATGAATATGTAAAAGAGGCTCAGGTGAATATACCAGAACAGCCAGTCCTTTTCTATGTTggtaacagcagcagtgggtCCGGTAGTAGTTATTATAGTAGCTGTGAGAGCGACCATTACACTAGTGCACTGGATGCTTCTCTACACCCCAGACATCTTTTACTCCCCGCTGTAAAGGGAGGTTCTCTTGCAGCAGAATCCGACACAAAGATTCAGATTTCTACGGACTCTGATTCTGAATTTGCAAGGCAAGACTGGACTTCACCACCAGTTCAAACAGAAGCCCAGATGGATTCAAAACCTGAAACTAAAGAGCATGTACAGGGTATGTCTGACAAACCAGTGTTGTCTGAGACGCACCTAAACAATGATTTGTTTGAACCTTGCAGTAGTCCTGTTCTTGACACTTCAAGTGAACGTGGTGTTAATCAGCCTTCGACAGACAACCTATCGAATGATGTCGCTGAGGCATTACTGGAAAACGTCAACCTTCCATTCACACCAAGTCCTTTTGTAACAGGCAGGACTCGCTCGAGGTTGAGTCGCTGCTCACTGAGAACTAGCCGACCCGCCGAGAGCGACTTCATCACGTCTTCTTTGTTTGAAGCGACCCTCCCCACAGCAGTCCGAACACGCCGCCAGACGCCCAGATCTCAGAGCAGTGTAGACTTTTACAGTTCCCCACATGCACCTTGTTATCCACCATCCTATTCAGGGAATGACACAGTAGGAGGAGACATGTTTCCTGCTGATCGCAAGGACACTCGCAAGTCCAGTACCCTCAGAGCTGGTTCATGTGTTAGCAATAGCCAAGCTGACACGCTCATCCTCTCCGAGAGCGTCACTGATTCTGCTTCTGAATCCCAGACTTTGTCTGACACAGTCATACTGGAGGAAAACCAGGACACTTCAATGAATGCTTATGAAAGAAACCTTGCAGAGGTTATACTGGCCATGCAAGGCCACGATCTTGCTAATGCAAGGGATTTTCTGACTGATGACCTGACAAGTACAGATGAGGCAACAACAAAGAATCACGTAAATGATGCTCCTGGTAATGACAAATTAGATCGCCTCAGAAATGATGTCTGGAACACTGACGACTCCAGTTCTCAGGTGGACTCTGTCTCATCTTCATCCAGCTCCACCTATTTTTCCCCAAGGAGGTCCAGAGAAGATTCCGACCTTCCTTGCACTCCAGGGACCGGATGCACCCCCAGGTACAGCATGAGCCGACTGTCCAGCTGCACTCAGGCCTCAGCACCTG GAACCATCCTTTATGGACTGGCGCTCCATGCAgatggacatggtgaaggaaggaaaagaaaaccagaCGCCCCAGATGGTgctaaaagaggaagaaaggatgAAGACCTGCTGGTGCCAGAGACACAAGGGATGACGGACAAGGAGCTGAGATTGAGGCTACTCGAGCTGGGGGAGAGCCCGGGCCCAATCAGCTGCCGTACCAGGCCGCACTTATATGCGAAGGCTGTGTCGCCTT ATTTAGGTTATAGTCCAGAATTGTGTCGGGCCCTGCGGACCTTCGAGCTGCCTGATTGCCAGGTTGATGAGCAAGCATTGTGCCAGCAGTTTGACCAGCCAGACCAAAACA AGTGGAGGGAGGGCATCATCAAGTCCAGCTTCAACTACCTGCTGCTCGACCCGAG AGTGACGAAAAACCTCCCATTTCGCTATCACACCATGACAGCACAGGAGTGT TTCCAGACTTTTATCCACGCTATATTTTATGTGGGT AAAGGAAAACGCTCTCGCCCCTACAGCCACCTGTATGAGGCTTTAGAGTACTTCAAAGGAGACAAGACTTCAA AGAATTTGTGCCCCAAAGTGCAGCATATCCTTCAGGTGTGGAATGCCGGGCAGGGCGTCATCTCTCTGCATTGTTTCCAGAATGTCATTCCAGTGGAGGCTTACACAAGAGAGGCCTGCATGGTGGAGGCCATCG GACTGAAGATGCTCACCAATCGGAAGCGAGGGGATTTCTATGGCGTGGTGTCCAACTGGCAGGTGAAGAAGAAACGGGACCTAGGCGTCCACCTGCTCTACCGCGCCATGCAA ATCTTTCTGGCGGAGGGTGAAAGACAGCTCAGACCAGCAGACATCAGACAGAAGTGA
- the LOC117729730 gene encoding intestinal-type alkaline phosphatase-like produces MASQKKAIFTGLLIFISVQRTLSVSEEELHASYWNNKARQALHTALNVQPNLQQAKNIILFLGDGMGIPTVTATRILKGQLAGHSGEETSLVMDTFPHLALSKTYNVDQQMPDSAGTATAYLCGVKANYGTLGVTAATPRDNCNATYGNEVTSVLHRAKKAGKSVGIVTTTRVQHASPAANYAHTANRAWYSDAYLPSEAIQNGCRDIASQMVHNTEINVILGGGRQYMFPRTTPDPEYPTYKGDRNDGQNLVAEWLKNKKNAKYVWNKAEFDAVNPANTDFLIGLFEPKDCRYELERDPFMDPSLTEMMEKAIKILSKNPKGFYLFVEDNGRIDHGHHGGRAKRALYEAVEFDRAIGRAAELTTELDTLSVVTADHSHVFAFGGYSGRGNSVLGVSRSLAEDNKHFTTAVYGNGPGYQTGPRPDMNETISSDDDYHQQAPVPLSSETHSIEDVAIFAKGPMSHLFHGVQEQNYIAHVIAYAACMEPYENCELHPPSHAGSIHPSLLLLLMGLLLLSLCSV; encoded by the exons ATGGCCAGccaaaaaaaagccatttttaCTGgattattgatttttatttcagtGCAGAGGACTTTGTCTGTTTCAG AGGAAGAGCTCCATGCCAGCTACTGGAACAACAAAGCGAGGCAGGCGCTTCACACTGCCCTGAATGTTCAGCCTAATCTTCAACAAGCCAAGAACATAATCCTCTTCCTGGGGGATG GTATGGGAATACCGACAGTGACTGCTACCAGGATCCTCAAAGGCCAGTTGGCAGGACATTCTGGGGAGGAGACAAGTCTGGTTATGGATACCTTTCCTCACCTGGCGCTGTCTAAG ACGTACAATGTGGACCAGCAGATGCCAGACAGCGCTGGCACAGCCACAGCTTACTTGTGTGGTGTGAAGGCCAACTACGGCACCCTGGGTGTCACTGCCGCCACCCCGAGGGACAACTGTAATGCTACCTATGGGAACGAAGTCACATCCGTTTTGCACCGCGCCAAGAAAGCAG GAAAATCTGTGGGAATTGTTACAACAACCAGAGTCCAGCATGCCTCTCCTGCTGCAAACTACGCTCACACTGCCAACCGAGCCTGGTATTCTGACGCCTACCTCCCCTCTGAGGCAATCCAAAATGGCTGCCGTGACATTGCTTCCCAGATGGTTCATAACACAGAGATAAAT GTCATTCTTGGTGGAGGTCGTCAGTACATGTTTCCGAGAACCACACCAGACCCCGAGTATCCAACTTACAAAGGAGACCGAAATGATGGACAAAACCTTGTTGCAGAGTGGTTAAAGAACAAAAAG AATGCTAAATATGTTTGGAACAAAGCTGAATTTGATGCCGTCAATCCTGCAAATACGGACTTCCTGATAG GCCTCTTTGAGCCCAAAGACTGCCGCTACGAGTTGGAGCGTGATCCATTCATGGACCCCTCTCTTACGGAGATGATGGAGAAAGCAATCAAGATTCTCAGCAAGAACCCGAAGGGATTTTACCTCTTTGTAGAAGATAA CGGAAGAATTGACCATGGTCACCACGGAGGGAGGGCCAAAAGAGCTCTCTATGAGGCTGTTGAGTTTGACCGGGCGATCGGGCGAGCAGCTGAACTCACCACGGAGCTCGACACCCTGTCTGTGGTCACTGCTGACCACTCCCATGTCTTTGCCTTTGGAGGATATTCCGGCAGAGGAAACTCGGTTTTAG GGGTGTCTCGCTCACTAGCTGAGGACAATAAGCACTTCACCACTGCTGTGTATGGAAATGGACCCGGATACCAAACTGGACCTCGGCCCGATATGAATGAGACAATTTCAT CGGATGATGATTACCATCAGCAGGCTCCTGTCCCTCTCAGCTCAGAGACCCATAGCATAGAAGATGTAGCCATCTTTGCCAAAGGTCCCATGTCCCATCTTTTCCACGGGGTCCAGGAGCAGAACTACATTGCCCACGTGATTGCTTATGCTGCCTGCATGGAGCCCTACGAGAACTGTGAACTGCACCCACCCAGCCACGCTGGATCCATCCACCCcagcctcctgctcctcctgatgggccttcttcttctttccctttgCTCTGTCTGA
- the LOC117729710 gene encoding alkaline phosphatase-like has product MQTPHCRANNLLLILLGPILLAMGPSAMESQALYDLEREPAYWDAQARATLDAALRLRPREHRAKNLILFLGDGMGVSTVSAARILRGQMEGASGEETMLAMDTFPYVALSKTYSVDRQVADSASTATAYHCGVKANAKTLGLSASAVAYECNTTFGNEVFSVLRRAKAQGKSVGVVTTTRVQHASPAAAYAHSVSRSWYSDADLPPSARRQGCVDIATQLVTNVDIDVILGGGRMYMTPKGTPDPEYPTSNSRKGDRKDKRNLIDVWLKAKPNKKSHYVWHKKEFDEINAKATDRLMGLFEPKDMRFEVFRNSTRDPSIVEMTEKAIQILSKNPKGYFLFVEGGRIDHGHHDGIAKLALTEAVMFDRAIQRAAQLTRESDTLTVVTADHSHVFTFGGNTPRGNPIFGLAAKKADDKMPFTSILYANGPGYVHINGTRGNITMVDYYDEEYMQQAAVPLDAETHGGEDVAIYAKGPMAHLIHGVKEQNYVAHVMAYAACLEPYKNCPPHQHSHTSSGCVNTNSSHLFGLLSLLWLLR; this is encoded by the exons ATGCAGACGCCACATTGCAGGGCCAACAATCTCCTGCTTATCCTTCTGGGCCCCATACTGTTGGCTATGGGCCCGTCAGCTATGGAGAGCCAAG CACTGTATGACCTGGAGAGGGAACCAGCCTATTGGGATGCTCAGGCCAGGGCAACACTGGATGCTGCGCTCAGACTCCGCCCCCGGGAGCACCGGGCTAAGAACCTCATCCTGTTCCTCGGCGACG GGATGGGTGTGTCCACAGTGTCGGCTGCTCGAATCCTGCGAGGTCAGATGGAGGGCGCGTCAGGGGAGGAGACAATGCTCGCCATGGACACCTTCCCATATGTGGCCCTGTCAAAG ACCTACAGTGTGGATAGGCAGGTCGCAGACAGCGCCAGCACGGCTACAGCCTACCACTGTGGGGTGAAGGCCAACGCTAAGACATTGGGGCTCAGCGCTAGTGCAGTGGCCTACGAGTGTAACACCACCTTCGGTAATGAGGTCTTCTCAGTTCTACGACGTGCTAAAGCTCAAG GTAAATCAGTCGGCGTAGTGACGACCACCCGGGTCCAGCATGCCTCGCCGGCCGCTGCTTACGCCCACTCGGTCAGCCGCAGTTGGTACAGTGATGCAGATCTTCCTCCCAGCGCCCGCCGACAGGGCTGCGTCGACATTGCAACCCAGCTGGTCACTAATGTTGACATTGAT GTGATTCTGGGGGGAGGGAGGATGTACATGACACCAAAAGGCACTCCAGACCCCGAGTACCCTACCTCCAACTCTCGCAAAGGGGACCGCAAAGACAAGAGGAACCTCATTGACGTGTGGCTGAAGGCTAAACCA AACAAGAAATCACATTATGTTTGGCACAAGAAGGAGTTTGATGAAATAAATGCTAAAGCTACTGACCGGCTCATGG GTCTTTTTGAGCCAAAAGACATGCGATTCGAGGTTTTCCGGAACAGCACACGTGACCCTTCCATTGTGGAGATGACAGAGAAAGCCATACAAATCCTCAGCAAGAATCCGAAAGGATACTTCCTATTTGTGGAAG GAGGGAGAATTGATCATGGACACCATGATGGCATTGCCAAACTGGCGCTGACAGAAGCGGTGATGTTTGACCGAGCCATTCAGCGCGCTGCGCAGCTCACACGGGAGTCTGACACTCTCACTGTGGTCACTGCTGACCACTCCCACGTCTTCACCTTTGGAGGGAACACACCTCGAGGGAATCCCATCTTTG GTCTGGCAGCAAAGAAAGCCGATGACAAAATGCCTTTCACCAGTATCCTGTACGCCAACGGCCCCGGTTATGTCCATATAAATGGAACCAGAGGGAACATCACAATGGTGGATTACT ACGATGAGGAGTACATGCAGCAGGCTGCCGTGCCATTGGATGCTGAGACGCACGGCGGGGAGGATGTTGCTATCTACGCCAAAGGCCCAATGGCTCACCTCATTCATGGGGTGAAAGAGCAGAACTACGTGGCACATGTCATGGCCTATGCTGCCTGCCTAGAGCCCTACAAGAACTGCCCTCCTCACCAGCACAGCCACACCTCGAGCGGGTGTGTGAACACAAACTCGAGCCATCTATTTGGCCTGCTTAGCCTCCTCTGGTTACTCCGATGA